ATATGTACGAAATTTATAAGTTTATAGTGAGGTAATTATGGAAAACAGTGATGAAAAAAAATAAATTATGAATTATTTGAAAAAACAATATCTGAACTTACTGATTTACACAAAGAGTTAGAAGATGAGAAAAGAGAATTACAGAATAACAATACTACATTAACAGAAGAATCTAATTGGAAAGGAGTTTCAAGAAATTATTATAAAAATATAACTGTAAAACAGGAAAAAGTTTTTGAAAAAATAAATGATTCATTTAAAAATTTAATATCTAGTTTAAATGATACATTAAAGAAGTTTGACAGTTTGGATAAAAATATTGCAAGTAAGTTTGAAAAATAGTAAGGAGGAGATAAATGGGATGTCATTGTAGAGAAATATCAATAATTGAGAGTGATCTTGGAGTAATTAGAAATGCTATTTCAAGATTAGGAAATATGGTTATAAGCAGTGGGGAGATATCAAAGAATACATTTAAGTATGCAGAAAATCTTAATAATAATATTGATATGACTAATAAGCAAAATGTGGTATTTACATTAGAGGATTTAAATAAAGATGAACCTAGTGGAATATCTATAGGTGAAAAAGACTGTACAGATTACAAGATACAGCTTGAAAATAAACTAGAAATTTTAAAAATGGAAGATAGATATTATCATGAACATGATGATTAGAAAATTGAAAAGAAGGGATATAAATGGCTGGATCAGATAGAGATTATTTGGTGGAATTACAGACTTTAGTAGAATGTATACTTAAGTATTCTGAAATACATAATAATATTTCACAAAAAATAAATTCAGCTAAAAGTTCTGTTAATGGACTATATGAAGTTGGCTGGAAAGGTGAAAGTAAAGATGCATTTAAGAAAACATTTGATACTTGGATAAATGATATTAATGCTTTTAATGAAAATTTGGCTCAACTTGAAAATGCACTTAAGGTTATGTATGAAAATGATACAAAACTTAAGGATGAAGGAGGAAAACTGTTAAGTTTTTTATAAGAGGGAAATATAAGTAAACCCCACATAAAATATAAACATTGTTAAAATATTGTTGGCAACTTAAAAATAGTCAATGATTAGATAGATAAAAATATTAAAAGAAAGAAGAGGTGAAAAAACCTGATTTTTGGATAGCTAACGGAAAGAAATTATTAGGGATAGTAAGTCAGTACTAAAATAGAGACATTTAATCTTTAAAATAGAGATACATTGCACAAGTACACTAAGTTAAAAGGCTTGTGTAAATAAAGGCTGATGAAAAATTTTAATATGAAAATATTAACCTTAGTAGTTGAATCTTGTGA
This genomic interval from Clostridium kluyveri contains the following:
- a CDS encoding WXG100 family type VII secretion target; the protein is MAGSDRDYLVELQTLVECILKYSEIHNNISQKINSAKSSVNGLYEVGWKGESKDAFKKTFDTWINDINAFNENLAQLENALKVMYENDTKLKDEGGKLLSFL